A DNA window from Haliovirga abyssi contains the following coding sequences:
- the rpmH gene encoding 50S ribosomal protein L34: MKRTFQPNVRKRKKDHGFRLRMKTKSGRDVLKRRRAKGRHKLSA; encoded by the coding sequence TTGAAAAGAACATTCCAACCAAATGTAAGAAAAAGAAAAAAAGACCATGGTTTTAGATTAAGAATGAAAACTAAATCAGGTAGAGATGTCTTAAAAAGAAGAAGAGCAAAAGGAAGACATAAATTATCAGCATAA
- a CDS encoding YidC/Oxa1 family membrane protein insertase, translating into MNFIQSIVATVIKYLYGILGNWGLAIIGVTLLIKIILFPLTLKQDKSMKGMKKIQPEVDKIREKYKDNPQELNVKVMELYKEHKVNPLGGCLPVVLQLPILWGLFGVLRKTGADALIPANTHFLIWNLTANDPTYILPILNGIVAFLQQKVMGQGGTGNKQMQMMTYTMPIFMVFISMSMPSGLQIYWVTSSLISFLQQYYIMKKE; encoded by the coding sequence ATGAATTTTATACAATCAATTGTAGCAACTGTTATTAAATATTTATATGGAATTTTAGGAAATTGGGGACTAGCAATTATTGGAGTTACACTATTAATAAAAATAATACTTTTTCCATTAACACTAAAGCAAGATAAATCAATGAAAGGAATGAAAAAAATTCAACCTGAAGTTGATAAAATTAGAGAAAAATATAAAGATAATCCACAGGAATTAAATGTAAAAGTTATGGAATTATATAAAGAACATAAAGTAAATCCTTTAGGTGGATGTTTACCTGTTGTTTTACAATTACCTATTTTATGGGGTTTATTTGGAGTTCTAAGAAAAACAGGAGCAGATGCTCTTATCCCTGCAAACACACATTTTTTAATATGGAATCTTACGGCAAATGACCCAACTTATATATTACCAATACTAAATGGTATAGTTGCTTTTTTACAACAAAAAGTAATGGGACAAGGTGGGACAGGTAATAAACAAATGCAAATGATGACATATACAATGCCTATTTTCATGGTGTTTATATCAATGAGTATGCCTTCTGGACTTCAAATTTATTGGGTAACATCAAGTTTAATAAGTTTTTTGCAACAATATTACATTATGAAAAAGGAGTGA
- the rnpA gene encoding ribonuclease P protein component, giving the protein MIHLINIKQFTKVYNDGVKFFSKNFLIYFYRNDYNENRLGFVTSKKVGNAVKRNRIRRLFRETYRLNENIFPKGYDIVFIAKRNFGRDIKTVNYNILSKEVIKLLKRVDIK; this is encoded by the coding sequence ATGATTCATTTAATTAATATAAAACAATTTACTAAAGTATATAATGATGGAGTTAAATTTTTTTCTAAAAATTTTCTTATATACTTTTATAGAAATGATTATAATGAAAATAGATTGGGGTTTGTTACAAGTAAAAAAGTTGGAAATGCAGTAAAAAGAAATAGAATTAGAAGATTATTTAGAGAAACTTATAGATTAAATGAAAATATTTTTCCAAAAGGATATGATATTGTATTTATTGCCAAAAGAAATTTTGGAAGAGATATTAAAACTGTAAATTATAATATTCTTTCTAAAGAAGTTATAAAACTATTAAAGAGGGTGGATATAAAATGA
- the yidD gene encoding membrane protein insertion efficiency factor YidD, with translation MKKILLFFIFIYQKLISPLKPKTCRFYPTCSSYAKEAITIHGSLKGSLLSVKRISKCHPFNPGGYDPVPKKEEVK, from the coding sequence ATAAAAAAGATTTTACTATTTTTTATATTTATATATCAAAAATTAATTTCACCATTAAAACCTAAAACTTGTAGATTTTATCCTACTTGTTCTAGTTATGCAAAAGAAGCAATAACTATACATGGAAGTTTAAAAGGGAGTTTATTGTCAGTAAAAAGAATTAGTAAATGTCATCCGTTTAATCCAGGAGGATATGATCCGGTTCCAAAAAAAGAGGAGGTTAAATGA